The following are encoded together in the Bos taurus isolate L1 Dominette 01449 registration number 42190680 breed Hereford chromosome 10, ARS-UCD2.0, whole genome shotgun sequence genome:
- the CMTM5 gene encoding CKLF-like MARVEL transmembrane domain-containing protein 5, which translates to MFNAWSRRDRPPEDGTAAGLDGFAVDKTFLSSLKGILLETELALTFIIFICFMASISAYMAAALLEFFITLAFLFLYATQYYERFDRMNWPCLDFLRCVSAIIIFLVVSFAAVTSRDGAAIAAFVFGIILVSVFAYDAFKIYRTEMVPRAAQGDQQ; encoded by the exons ATGTTCAATGCTTGGAGTCGTCGGGACCGGCCCCCCGAGGACGGGACAGCTGCAGGGCTCGACGGCTTCGCGGTGGACAAgaccttcctctcctccctcaaAGGCATCCTGCTGGAAACTGAGCTG GCCCTGACCTTCATCATCTTCATCTGCTTCATGGCCTCCATCTCTGCCTACATGGCTGCCGCGCTGCTGGAGTTCTTCATCACACTAGCCTTCCTCTTCCTCTATGCCACCCAGTACTACGAGCGATTCGATCGGATGAACTGGCCCTGTCTG gacTTCCTCCGCTGTGTCAGTGCCATCATCATCTTCCTGGTGGTCTCCTTCGCGGCTGTGACCTCCCGGGACGGAGCTGCCATTGCTGCTTTT GTGTTTGGCATCATCCTGGTTTCTGTCTTTGCCTATGATGCCTTCAAGATCTACCGGACCGAGATGGTGCCCAGGGCTGCCCAGG GGGACCAGCAGTGA
- the IL25 gene encoding interleukin-25 isoform X2: MYQAMAFLAMVMGTHTLCLGSQRCCTHWPSCCPSKGQNSTEEWLKWNSVLMPPPETTSLAHHPEPCSSSRDGPLNSRSIAPWRYELDRDLNRLPQDLYHARCLCPHCVSLQTGSHMDPLGNSELLYHNQTVFYRRPCPGQQGDHHGYCLERRLYRVSLACVCVRPRVMA, translated from the exons ATGTACCAG GCAATGGCATTCTTGGCAATGGTCATGGGAACCCACACCCTCTGTTTGGGGTCCCAGAGGTGTTGCACCCACTGGCCCAGCTGCTGCCCCAGCAAAGGACAGAATTCCACTGAGGAGTGGCTGAAGTGGAACAGTGTGCTCATGCCTCCCCCAGAGACCACCAGCCTCGCCCACCACCCAGAACCCTGCAGTTCCAGCAGGGATGGACCCCTCAACAGCCGCTCCATCGCCCCCTGGAGATATGA GTTGGACAGAGACTTGAACCGGCTCCCGCAGGATCTGTACCACGCACGTTGCCTGTGTCCACACTGTGTCAGCCTGCAGACGGGCTCCCACATGGACCCCCTGGGAAACTCAGAGCTGCTCTACCACAACCAGACCGTCTTCTACCGGCGGCCGTGCCCTGGACAGCAGGGCGACCACCATGGCTACTGCCTGGAACGCAGGCTCTACCGTGTCTCCTTGGCTTGCGTGTGCGTGCGGCCCCGTGTGATGGCCTAG
- the IL25 gene encoding interleukin-25 isoform X1, with protein MNQNLREQLGEGASRLGRSSFLTSLFLQAMAFLAMVMGTHTLCLGSQRCCTHWPSCCPSKGQNSTEEWLKWNSVLMPPPETTSLAHHPEPCSSSRDGPLNSRSIAPWRYELDRDLNRLPQDLYHARCLCPHCVSLQTGSHMDPLGNSELLYHNQTVFYRRPCPGQQGDHHGYCLERRLYRVSLACVCVRPRVMA; from the exons ATGAATCAGAATCTCAGAGaacagctgggggagggggcatccAGACTAGGCAGGAGCAGTTTTCTCACTAGCCTTTTCCTACAGGCAATGGCATTCTTGGCAATGGTCATGGGAACCCACACCCTCTGTTTGGGGTCCCAGAGGTGTTGCACCCACTGGCCCAGCTGCTGCCCCAGCAAAGGACAGAATTCCACTGAGGAGTGGCTGAAGTGGAACAGTGTGCTCATGCCTCCCCCAGAGACCACCAGCCTCGCCCACCACCCAGAACCCTGCAGTTCCAGCAGGGATGGACCCCTCAACAGCCGCTCCATCGCCCCCTGGAGATATGA GTTGGACAGAGACTTGAACCGGCTCCCGCAGGATCTGTACCACGCACGTTGCCTGTGTCCACACTGTGTCAGCCTGCAGACGGGCTCCCACATGGACCCCCTGGGAAACTCAGAGCTGCTCTACCACAACCAGACCGTCTTCTACCGGCGGCCGTGCCCTGGACAGCAGGGCGACCACCATGGCTACTGCCTGGAACGCAGGCTCTACCGTGTCTCCTTGGCTTGCGTGTGCGTGCGGCCCCGTGTGATGGCCTAG
- the EFS gene encoding embryonal Fyn-associated substrate encodes MAIATSAQLARALYDNTAESPQELSFRRGDVLRVLQREGAGGLDGWCLCSLHGQQGIVPANRVKLLPAGPAPKPGLSQVPPTQPGSPHPAPEHGSEDQELYVVPPPARLCPTSRPPTGPCPPSPDPIYKVPRGGGTQLAAPGAALEVYDVPPTALRVPSNGPYDSPASFARPLAQVAPQSLGEDEAPYDVPLAPKSPSDLELDLEWEGGREPGPPLYAAPSNLKRASALLNLYEAPEELLADGEGGGADEGIYDVPLLGPETPPSPEPLGASASSDLDTLALLLARSPPPPHRPRLPSAESLSRRPLPALPVPEAPSPSPAPSPAPGRKGSIQDRPLPPPPPRLPGYGGPKVEGDPEGREVEDHPAGHHNEYEGIPVAEEYDYVHLKGMDKVQEARPPDKASPGDPEQLEREPPEQQEALSPGESLVLPTGDLQLLHFYAGQCQGHYSTLQAAVAALMSSTQAKQPPHLFVPHGKRALVAAHRLVFVGDTLGRLAASAPLRAQVGAAGTALGQALRATVLAIKGAALGYPSSPAAEEMAQCVADLAGQALQFTTLLTSLAP; translated from the exons ATGGCCATAGCCACGTCG GCCCAGCTGGCCCGGGCACTGTACGACAACACAGCTGAGTCCCCGCAGGAGCTGTCCTTCCGCCGAGGGGACGTTCTACGGGTGCTGCAGAGGGAAGGCGCTGGTGGGCTGGATGGCTGGTGCCTCTGCTCCCTGCATGGCCAGCAGGGCATCGTGCCTGCCAACAGAGTGAAGCTCCTTCCCGCTGGCCCAGCACCCAAGCCTGGCCTCTCCCAGGTGCCTCCAACCCAGCCAGGCTCACCACATCCAGCCCCAGAGCATGGCAGTGAGGACCAGGAG TTGTACGTGGTGCCACCCCCAGCTCGACTCTGTCCTACCTCGAGACCTCCAACTGGaccctgcccaccctcccctgACCCCATCTACAAGGTCCCCAGAGGTGGTGGGACCCAACTGGCTGCCCCTGGAGCTGCCTTGGAG GTCTATGACGTACCCCCCACTGCCCTCCGAGTTCCCTCCAATGGCCCCTATGACTCCCCGGCCTCCTTTGCCCGCCCTCTGGCTCAGGTTGCCCCCCAGTCCCTTGGAGAGGATGAAGCTCCCTATGACGTGCCTCTGGCCCCAAAGTCACCATCAGACCTGGAGTTAGATCTGGAGTGGGAGGGGGGCCGGGAGCCAGGGCCCCCCCTCTACGCTGCCCCCTCCAACCTGAAACGAGCATCAGCCCTCCTCAATCTGTACGAAGCACCAGAGGAACTGCTGGCAGATGGGGAAGGCGGGGGTGCTGACGAGGGCATCTACGATGTCCCCCTGCTGGGGCCGGAGACACCCCCTTCTCCAGAGCCCCTGGGAGCTTCGGCCTCCAGTGACCTGGACACCCTGGCCCTCCTTCTGGCcagaagccccccacccccacacaggcCCCGGCTGCCCTCAGCTGAGAGTCTGTCCCGTCGCCCCCTGCCTGCCTTACCTGTGCCGGAGGCCCCCAGCCCTTCCCcagctccttctcctgctccaggcCGGAAGGGCAGCATCCAGGAcaggcccctgcccccacccccaccgcgcCTGCCTGGCTATGGGGGTCCCAAGGTGGAGGGGGATCCGGAGGGCAGGGAGGTGGAGGACCACCCAGCAGGACACCACAACGAGTACGAGGGCATCCCAGTGGCCGAGGAGTACGACTACGTCCACCTGAAG GGCATGGATAAAGTTCAGGAAGCCAGGCCTCCAGATAAGGCCTCCCCAGGGGATCCTGAGCAGCTGGAGAGGGAGCCGCCAGAGCAGCAG GAGGCCCTGTCCCCTGGGGAGTCACTGGTTCTGCCCACTGGAGATCTACAGCTCCTGCACTTCTACGCCGGGCAGTGCCAGGGCCACTACTCAACACTGCAGGCGGCTGTGGCGGCCCTGATGTCCAGCACCCAGGCAAAGCAGCCCCCGCACCTCTTTGTGCCCCACGGCAAGCGGGCGCTGGTGGCCGCTCACCGCCTGGTGTTCGTTGGGGATACCCTGGGCCGCCTGGCAGCCTCTGCCCCTCTGCGAGCACAGGTCGGGGCCGCGGGCACAGCCCTGGGCCAGGCATTGCGGGCCACCGTGCTGGCCATCAAGGGGGCCGCCCTGGGCTACCCATCCAGCCCTGCAGCCGAAGAGATGGCGCAGTGCGTGGCGGACCTGGCAGGGCAGGCCCTGCAATTCACCACTCTGCTCACCAGCCTGGCCCCCTGA
- the EFS gene encoding embryonal Fyn-associated substrate isoform X1, which produces MAIATSAQLARALYDNTAESPQELSFRRGDVLRVLQREGAGGLDGWCLCSLHGQQGIVPANRVKLLPAGPAPKPGLSQVPPTQPGSPHPAPEHGSEDQEVYDVPPTALRVPSNGPYDSPASFARPLAQVAPQSLGEDEAPYDVPLAPKSPSDLELDLEWEGGREPGPPLYAAPSNLKRASALLNLYEAPEELLADGEGGGADEGIYDVPLLGPETPPSPEPLGASASSDLDTLALLLARSPPPPHRPRLPSAESLSRRPLPALPVPEAPSPSPAPSPAPGRKGSIQDRPLPPPPPRLPGYGGPKVEGDPEGREVEDHPAGHHNEYEGIPVAEEYDYVHLKGMDKVQEARPPDKASPGDPEQLEREPPEQQEALSPGESLVLPTGDLQLLHFYAGQCQGHYSTLQAAVAALMSSTQAKQPPHLFVPHGKRALVAAHRLVFVGDTLGRLAASAPLRAQVGAAGTALGQALRATVLAIKGAALGYPSSPAAEEMAQCVADLAGQALQFTTLLTSLAP; this is translated from the exons ATGGCCATAGCCACGTCG GCCCAGCTGGCCCGGGCACTGTACGACAACACAGCTGAGTCCCCGCAGGAGCTGTCCTTCCGCCGAGGGGACGTTCTACGGGTGCTGCAGAGGGAAGGCGCTGGTGGGCTGGATGGCTGGTGCCTCTGCTCCCTGCATGGCCAGCAGGGCATCGTGCCTGCCAACAGAGTGAAGCTCCTTCCCGCTGGCCCAGCACCCAAGCCTGGCCTCTCCCAGGTGCCTCCAACCCAGCCAGGCTCACCACATCCAGCCCCAGAGCATGGCAGTGAGGACCAGGAG GTCTATGACGTACCCCCCACTGCCCTCCGAGTTCCCTCCAATGGCCCCTATGACTCCCCGGCCTCCTTTGCCCGCCCTCTGGCTCAGGTTGCCCCCCAGTCCCTTGGAGAGGATGAAGCTCCCTATGACGTGCCTCTGGCCCCAAAGTCACCATCAGACCTGGAGTTAGATCTGGAGTGGGAGGGGGGCCGGGAGCCAGGGCCCCCCCTCTACGCTGCCCCCTCCAACCTGAAACGAGCATCAGCCCTCCTCAATCTGTACGAAGCACCAGAGGAACTGCTGGCAGATGGGGAAGGCGGGGGTGCTGACGAGGGCATCTACGATGTCCCCCTGCTGGGGCCGGAGACACCCCCTTCTCCAGAGCCCCTGGGAGCTTCGGCCTCCAGTGACCTGGACACCCTGGCCCTCCTTCTGGCcagaagccccccacccccacacaggcCCCGGCTGCCCTCAGCTGAGAGTCTGTCCCGTCGCCCCCTGCCTGCCTTACCTGTGCCGGAGGCCCCCAGCCCTTCCCcagctccttctcctgctccaggcCGGAAGGGCAGCATCCAGGAcaggcccctgcccccacccccaccgcgcCTGCCTGGCTATGGGGGTCCCAAGGTGGAGGGGGATCCGGAGGGCAGGGAGGTGGAGGACCACCCAGCAGGACACCACAACGAGTACGAGGGCATCCCAGTGGCCGAGGAGTACGACTACGTCCACCTGAAG GGCATGGATAAAGTTCAGGAAGCCAGGCCTCCAGATAAGGCCTCCCCAGGGGATCCTGAGCAGCTGGAGAGGGAGCCGCCAGAGCAGCAG GAGGCCCTGTCCCCTGGGGAGTCACTGGTTCTGCCCACTGGAGATCTACAGCTCCTGCACTTCTACGCCGGGCAGTGCCAGGGCCACTACTCAACACTGCAGGCGGCTGTGGCGGCCCTGATGTCCAGCACCCAGGCAAAGCAGCCCCCGCACCTCTTTGTGCCCCACGGCAAGCGGGCGCTGGTGGCCGCTCACCGCCTGGTGTTCGTTGGGGATACCCTGGGCCGCCTGGCAGCCTCTGCCCCTCTGCGAGCACAGGTCGGGGCCGCGGGCACAGCCCTGGGCCAGGCATTGCGGGCCACCGTGCTGGCCATCAAGGGGGCCGCCCTGGGCTACCCATCCAGCCCTGCAGCCGAAGAGATGGCGCAGTGCGTGGCGGACCTGGCAGGGCAGGCCCTGCAATTCACCACTCTGCTCACCAGCCTGGCCCCCTGA